The genomic DNA GTCGTCCAGCGCCTTGGAGATGAAGACCTTGCCCTGGGCGACCGTGGAGCGCACGAAGACCCCGAAGTCGCCGACGGCGATGAGCTTATCGGCGTCCTTGCGCGACGTTACCCCCCCGTCGAGGAACAGGTTGTTCCAGTCCGTGTTCTTCGGCTCGGTGCCGAGTTGCTCCCGGCCGATGACGCCGACGGTGCCGTTGGCGAACTGGACCCGCCGCGCATAGAGCCACAGCGGTTGCACCCCGCCCACGGGGGAGATGCGGGCGAAACCCTTATCGTCTATGTAGTGCACCACCACACCGATCTCATCGGTGTGGGCGGCGAACATCAGCTTACTGCCGCCCGAGCCGATCCGGGTCAGCAGGTTGCCCATCACATCGCGGTGAAGCTCGTCCACGTGCGGCTTCACCATCTTCTCGATCCTCTCCACAACCCGTTCCTCGTGACCCGAGGGGCCGTAGAGCTGGCACAGGGCGCGGATGGTTTCCTCCATCGGTAGTCCTCCAGCAAGGGGTAAGGCAAGGGGTTTCGCCAGAGGCGTAGCTCGGTTCGCCGGGGGCGTAGCTCGCTGCGCTCGGTTCGCTCGGTTTGCCAGGGGCATAGCTCGGTTCGCCGGGGGCGTAGCTCGCTTCGCTCGGTTCGCTCGGTTCGCTCGGTTAAACCCCTTGTTCACCCCATTGTTCGGCTAGGGCTTGAATTCCCCGAGGCGGCGGATGACGGCGGCCACGAGCCGCTTCGTGTTCCGGTAATCGCCCCTGTCGAGGATGCCCACCGGGGAATGGATGTAGCGGACCGGGACCGAGATGGTCACGACGCGCACGCCGGCCATGCTCCGCTGCACGACGCTGGACTCGGTGCCCCCCGTCACGAACCTCTTGAATTGGTACGGGATGTTCTCGTCGCGGGCGATACTTTTCACGAACTCGAGCCAGGCGGGGTCGGCAATGTGGCTCTGATCGAGGATGGAGAGCGCCGGTCCTTTGCCCAGCTCGGTGGAGGGCGAGGCGTCGCGGCCGATCCACGACGGCGGCCCCTCCCCGGCGGCGGTGCCCTCGACGGCGATGTAGACGTCGGGCTTCACCGCGTTCCCGATCACCCGCGCCCCCCGGACGCCTATCTCCTCCTGGGTGGTGAAAGCGGCGTAGAAGGGCGTACCGCCGGTCAGTTTCGGCGACCCCTTGACGACCTCCGCGATGACGGAACAGCCGGCCCGGTCGTCGAAGCACTTCCCGAAGGACCGGCCACCCTGCTCGAAGTAGCGGGTATCGTAGTAAATCCCGTCCCCCACGGCGACGAGCTTTTCCGCCTCCTCCTTCTTCCTGCAACCGATGTCCACGTACAGCTTGTCGTATTCCACGACCTGCTCTAACTCCTCGCGCTTCTTGTGCAGGTGCGGGCTCTTTATGCCGATGATGCCCGGCACCTCTTGTCCTTCGTGGCGGACGATGACCCGCTTGCTCAAGAGCACGCGGTCATCGGTGCTGCCCATTTTTGCGAACTTCAGATCCCCGGAGCCGGTAATCTCGCTCGTGACGAAGCCGACCTCGTCCATGTGGGCCGAGAGGAGGAGGCGGGGACCTTTAAACCGGGCGCGGCCGGGTACGCGCACGATCAGGTTGCCCAGGGTGTCCACCCGGTGCAGGTCCACCTTCTTGGATATCTCGCCAAGGATGAGCTCGCGGACCTCTTTCTCGTATCCCGACGTGCCTAAGGCGTTGGAGAGCTTGTCGAGCATGAATGAATCCTTTCGCCGGGGCCGTTACTTCGTTTACCAATCCACCGGCGGGATGACCGGCAGTCCGTCGGCGTCGGCGATGGCGAGGATCAGCCGGCCGGCGTTCTTCACGTCGCCCATATCCAGCATCTCCACCGTGGAGTGCATGTAGGCGAGGGGGATGCCCAGGTTGATGGTCGGGATGCCGGAGTGAAGGGTTTCGAC from bacterium includes the following:
- a CDS encoding M42 family peptidase, with the translated sequence MLDKLSNALGTSGYEKEVRELILGEISKKVDLHRVDTLGNLIVRVPGRARFKGPRLLLSAHMDEVGFVTSEITGSGDLKFAKMGSTDDRVLLSKRVIVRHEGQEVPGIIGIKSPHLHKKREELEQVVEYDKLYVDIGCRKKEEAEKLVAVGDGIYYDTRYFEQGGRSFGKCFDDRAGCSVIAEVVKGSPKLTGGTPFYAAFTTQEEIGVRGARVIGNAVKPDVYIAVEGTAAGEGPPSWIGRDASPSTELGKGPALSILDQSHIADPAWLEFVKSIARDENIPYQFKRFVTGGTESSVVQRSMAGVRVVTISVPVRYIHSPVGILDRGDYRNTKRLVAAVIRRLGEFKP